Genomic DNA from Pseudomonas helmanticensis:
CCCTTGAGCGAACCGGTGAAACCGACCGCCTGAATCGCCGGATGCTTGACCAGCCATTCACCGACGCCACCGCCGTAGATCATGTTGAACACGCCGGCCGGCATCGCGGTTTTTTCGGCGGCGCGGATCAGCGCATCGGCGACCAGTTCTGCTGTCGCCATATGGCCGCTATGGGCCTTGAACACCACCGGGCAACCGGCGGCCAGCGCTGAAGCCGTGTCGCCGCCAGCGGTGGAAAATGCCAGCGGAAAGTTGCTTGCGCCGAATACCGCGACAGGGCCGAGACCGATGCGGTACTGGCGCAAATCGGGACGTGGCAATGGCTGACGATCCGGCAACGGCAGATCGATCCGCGCACCGTAGAAATCGCCCCGGCGCAGCACTTTGGCGAACAGCCGCATCTGCCCGCTGGTACGCCCGCGCTCACCCTGAATGCGCCCCGCCGGCAAGGCGGTTTCGCGGCAGACCACGGCGACGAAGTCATCACCCAGCGCATCGAGTTCATCGGCAATCGCGTCGAGAAATTGCGCGCGGCGCTCAGCGCTGAGGCTGCGATACGCCGGGTACGCGGTAGCGGCAGCCTTGGCGGCGGCGTCAACTTCTTCCACCGTGGCCTGGATGAAATCGTGGGGCAGTTGCTCGCCCGTGGTTGCGTCGACCGATTGCAGTTTGACGTCGCCAGCGGCACTGCGCTGACCGCCGATGTAGTTGTGACCGAGAATCTGAGTCATGGGATCTCCTTAAAGGGTGCCGATGCTGTCCGGTTCAAACACCGCGGTAACCGGGACGATGCCGTTGACCAGCGGCGCGCCGAATTCGGCCTGGCTGATTTCGAAGACGTCGCCCGGTTGGGTGCGAATGCCGTCGGCAAACGACAGGGTCGCGGTGCCGAAGAAGTGAATGTGCACGTCGCCCGGACGGAGGAACTGGCTGTATTTGAAGTGGTGGTATTCGAGGTTGGCGAGGCTGTGGCACATGTTCGCCTCGCCGCTGAGAAACTCGTTCTGCCAGTGCACTTCGCCGTCACGCAGGATACGACTGGTGCCTGCCAGATGTTGAGGCAGTTCGCCGGTGCGAAGTTCCGGGCCGTAGCTGCAACTGCGCAGTTTCGAGTGCGCGAGGTAGAGGTAATTCTTGCGCTCCATGATGTGATCGGAGAATTCGTTGCCGACCGCGAAGCCCAAGCGATAAGGCTTGCCGTCGTTGCCGATGAGGTACAGGCCGGCCATCTCCGGTTCTTCGCCTGCGTCTTCGGCAAACGGCGGTACCGGGAACGGCTGGCCGGGACGGACGACGATGCTGCCGTCGCCTTTGTAGAACCATTCCGGCTGCACACCGGCCTGCCCCGCCGCCGGTTTGCCGCCCTCCACGCCCCATTTGAAGATGCGCATGGTGTCGGTCATCGTCGCTTCGTCGCCGGCCTGCTGGTGCATTTTGTCGCGCGCCGAGGCGCTGCCCAGGTGGGTCAGACCGGTGCCGCTGATCAACATGTGCGCCGGATCCGGGTGGTCGAGTGGCGGCAGGATGCGCAGTTGCGACAGCAGTTCGGCATAGTCGTGGCTGATGCCAAGGCCCAAGGTTTGCACTTGCTGCTCAAGGGTGTTGCCGGCCTCAATGGCGGCGAGCGCCAGATCGCGCACTGTGCGGGCGTCCTGCACTTCGCGCACCAGACCGTTGTCGACCACGCCGACACGGCGTTCGCGGTTGCTTAATTCGAATTGAACCAGATGCATGTTCTTCTCCTGTGTTATTCGAAACACCGCAGCTCCTTGTAGGAGTGAGCCTGCTCGCGATAGCGGTGTGTCAGCCAAAAAGTTGCCAACTGATAGACCGCTATCGCGAGCAGGCTCACTCCTACAGGGGACCGGTGTTGGTCATTCAGGTGCGGGTGGCGCCGCGGGCGCTGGCGGCGAATTGGTCGACTGGCAGAACGTGTTTGCGTTCCAGCACGCGGTAGACGATTGCGGTCAGGATCAAACCGAAGACCATCACCCCCGAGAGGAAGTACAGGCCGGACGCGAGGTTGCCGGTGTATTCCTTCAACGCCCCAATCACGAATGGCCCGATATACCCGCCCAGGTTCCCCACCGAATTAATCAAGGCAATCCCCGCCGCCGCACTCGCCCCGGCAAAGAACCGCCCAGGCAAAGTCCAGAACACCGCCGTGCAGGAAAACAGCGCAAACGCCACCAGACATAACGCTGCCAGTTGCGCCACCGGCAACGACAGCCACGCGCTCATGAACAGACCAATCGCGCCCAGCACATAAAGCACGGCCAGATGCCCGTAGCGATCATTCAAGCGATCAGAACTGCGCGGCACGATCAGCAAGCCGATGATCCCGAAAATGTACGGCACCGACGACACGAAACCAGTGACCAGATCACTGCCACCGAACTGTTTGATCAGCGTCGGCAACCACAAACCCAAGCCATAAATGCTCAACGTCACCGGCAAATAAAACAGCGCCAGCAGCAACACGCGTTTGTCTTTCAGCGCATGCAGCGGGTTGCCGTGGCGGGTCTGGCCGTATGCCTGCAGATCTTTTTTCAGCTCGCCGGTCAGCCAGTCTTTTTCCGCCTGATCCATCCACTGCACTTGCTGCGGGCCATCCGGCAACCAGCGCAAGACCGGCCAGGTCAGCAGGATCGCCGGCGTGCCGATGACGATGAACAGCCACTGCCAGCCGTGCAGACCAAAGACGCCGTCCATGCCGAGCAAACCGCCGGACACCGGGCCGGTAATCATCATCGCGATGGGCTGAGAAAGGATGAACAGCCCGAGGATCTTGCCGCGATGACGCACCGGGAACCATTGGGTGATGTAGTAGAGAACGCCGGGGAAGAACCCCGCTTCAGCCGCGCCGAGCAGAAAGCGCATCACGTAGAAACTGTGCGGCCCTTGGACGAAGGCCATGCCGATGGTGATGGCGCCCCAGGTGATCATGATTCGCGCAAACCAGCGCCTCGCGCCGAAGCGTTCGAGCATCAGGTTGCTGGGAATTTCGAGGAGGAAGTAGCCAATGAAGAACAGCCCGGCACCGAGGCCATAAGCAGCATCGCCAATGCCGATGTCGGCGCCCATGTGCAGCTTGGCGAAGCCGACGGCGGAGCGATCCACATAGGCGATCAGGTACAGCAGGATCAGGAAGGGAATCAGTTTCAGCGTGATACGCCGGATTAGCCGCAGTTCCTGGCTCATGAGATCGGTCTCCGATTGTTGTTTTTATAGAACCTCGGGGGACGCCTCTCACGGAAAACCGTCAGGGCCAACCCTCCGTCGAAAACGACTATATAGTAATACTAATTCACCAACAACACTTCCAAACCTAGGATTTTGCGCTTAGATTAGGCCGTAGCTTGAACACTATAGTCATACAATAAGAGAATCGATCATGTCTGATAAGAAACCCACCCTGCGCTCCGCCCAATGGTTTGGCACGGCCGACAAGAACGGCTTCATGTACCGCAGCTGGATGAAGAATCAGGGCATCGCCGACCACCAGTTCCACGGCAAGCCGATCATCGGCATCTGCAACACCTGGTCGGAACTGACCCCGTGCAACGCGCACTTCCGCCAGATCGCGGAGCACGTCAAACGCGGGGTGATCGAGGCCGGTGGGTTTCCAGTGGAATTCCCGGTGTTCTCCAACGGCGAATCGAACCTGCGCCCGACCGCCATGCTCACCCGCAACCTGGCGAGCATGGACGTTGAAGAAGCGATTCGCGGCAACCCGATCGACGGCGTAGTGCTGCTGACCGGTTGCGACAAAACCACCCCGGCGCTGTTGATGGGCGCGGCCAGTTGCGACGTGCCGGCCATCGTCGTCACCGGCGGGCCGATGCTCAACGGCAAGCACAAGGGCAAGGACATCGGTTCCGGCACGGTGGTCTGGCAGCTCAGCGAACAGGTCAAGGCCGGCACCATCACGATTGACGATTTCCTCGCGGCCGAGGGCGGCATGTCGCGTTCGGCGGGCACCTGCAACACCATGGGCACCGCATCGACCATGGCCTGCATGGCTGAAGCACTCGGCACGTCCTTGCCGCACAACGCGGCGATTCCGGCGGTGGATGCGCGGCGTTATGTGTTGGCGCACATGTCCGGCATGCGTGCCGTAGAGATGGTTCGCGAAGATTTGAAACTGTCGAAGATTCTGACTAAAGAAGCCTTCGAGAATGCTATCCGCGTGAACGCCGCCATCGGTGGTTCGACCAACGCGGTGATTCACTTGAAAGCCATTGCCGGGCGCATCGGTGTCGAGCTGGATCTGGATGACTGGACGCGCATGGGGCGCGGCATGCCGACCATTGTCGACCTGCAACCGTCGGGGCGTTTTCTGATGGAAGAGTTCTATTACGCCGGTGGTTTGCCCGCAGTATTGCGTCGCCTCGGTGAAGCCAATCTGATTCCTCATCCGAATGCGCTGACGGTGAACGGCAAGTCCATCGGCGAGAACACCAAGGACGCGCCGATCTATGGCGAAGACGAAGTGATCCGCACGCTCGACAATCCGATCCGCGCCGACGGCGGGATTTGTGTGTTGCGCGGCAACCTGGCGCCGCTGGGTGCGGTGCTCAAGCCGTCCGCTGCAACGCCGGAACTGATGCAGCATCGCGGCCGCGCGGTGGTGTTTGAGAACTTCGACATGTACAAGGCGCGGATCAATGATCCGGAGCTGGATGTCGACAAGGATTCGATTCTGGTGATGAAGAACTGCGGGCCGAAGGGTTATCCGGGCATGGCTGAAGTCGGCAACATGGGGCTGCCGGCCAAGTTGCTGGCGCAGGGTGTGACGGACATGGTGCGGATTTCCGACGCGCGGATGAGCGGCACCGCGTACGGCACGGTGGTTTTGCACGTGGCACCGGAAGCGGCGGCTGGCGGGCCTTTGGCGACGGTGAAGGAAGGCGACTGGATCGAACTGGATTGCGCCACTGGCCGTTTGCACCTGGATATTCCGGATGCGGAACTGGCGGCGCGGATGGCGGATCTGCAACCACCGCAGCAGTTGTTGGTGGGCGGCTATCGTCAGTTGTACATCGACCATGTGCTGCAAGCGGATCAGGGCTGTGACTTTGATTTCCTGGTCGGTTGCCGAGGGGCTGAAGTGCCTCGTCATTCCCATTAAGAGCAAAAGATCGCAGCCTTCGGCAGCTCCTACATTGGAATGCATTCCCCTGTTTGATCGTTCCCACGCTTCGCGTGGGAATGCCTCTAGGGACGCTCCGCGTTCCAGCTCTGAAATGGGACACAGAGCGTCCCGGGGCAGCATTCCCACATTTGGCCTTTGTGCATTCCCTCAAGATTGTGTCGTGCCTGCTATGATGCGCGGCATCTCCATCGCTCAGGATCGCGCCGTTCCCCATGGATTACCGCAAACCCTCCGACCGCAAAAGCATGCACTCGCGCATCGTCCAGGAACTGGGCATGCAGATCGTCTCCGGACGCTTCAAGCCCGACGACAAACTGCCCGCCGAAGCCTTGCTCTGCGAGGAGTACGCGGTCAGCCGGCCGGTGTTGCGTGAAGCCACGCGGGTACTCGTGGCCAAGGGGCTGGTGTATTCCAGGCCGCGCGTCGGCACGGTGGTCAAGGCGCGCCGCGAATGGCACATGCTCGACCCGGACGTGCTGCACTGGCTGATGCAAAGCAGCCCGCAGAATGAATTCTTCAATGTGCTGACCAGCGTGCGCAGCATTATCGAACCGGCCGCTGCCGCCCTCGCCGCCCAGCATGCGACCGATGTCGAAATTGCCGCGATTGGTGAGGCTTACCAGCGCATGGAGGCGGCGCCGACACCGGAAGCGTTGTTGCAGCCGGATCTGGACTTTCACAGCCGGATCGCCGATGCGACGCACAATGATTTGCTGGCGAACCTGTGCAACATGTTGTCGGTGGCGATTGCCGAGGCGTTGAAGCATTCGAATCAGCGGCCGAATCTGCATGAATTGGCGTTGCCTCGGCATAAGGCGATTTTGACTGCTATCGAGAATCGCGATGCCCTTGGCGCCCGGCATGCGACGTTGGTGCAGCTGGATGATGCGCGTAGTGCTTTGAGTGTTGTGCTTGGCGCTGAACTCACTTAACGCTTGAGATCCTCTGCCCTCACCCTAGCCCTCTCCCAGAGGTAGAGGGGACCGATTGGGGGATATTCGAGATTTACGCCGACTTGAACGATTTGCTGTGAATCCACAATCGACTGGTATCTCAAGTCTAATGATTTGCTGTGAATCCATAATCAACTCGGTATTTCAGGTCGATGTATCAAGCCGCCCCCCTCGGTCAGTCCCCTCTCCCTCCGGGAGAGGGTTAGGGTGAGGGGCTCTTGATCTTCAGCCACAAAAAAAGCCGCAACCCTAAGGTTGCGGCTTTTTCGTTTCAGCCTTTCAGATCAATGGGCAAACAGCGAATTACCCTTCTGCCCCGCCAGTTTCTCCGGCTTGATCAGGAACCGCGCCAGTGCCGGCAGCAGCCACAGTGCACCGAACATGTTCCACAGGAGCATGAAGGTCAGCATCAGGCCCATGTCGGCCTGGAACTTGATCGCCGAGAAGATCCACGTGCACACGCCAATCGCCAGGCACAGGCCGGTAAACAGCACCGCTTTACCGGTGGATTTCAGCGTCTGGTAATACGCTTCCTGCAACGGCAGACCGGCACGCAGGAAACTCTCCAGACGGCTGTAGATGTAGATGCCGTAGTCGACACCAATCCCCACACCCAGCGCCACCACCGGCAGCGTCGCAACCTTCACGCCAATGCCCATGAACGCCATCAGTGCGTTGCCGAGTACAGAGGTCAGTACCAGTGGCAGGACGATGCACAAGGTCGCCGCCCATGAACGGAAGGTGATCATGCACATCACCGCCACGCAGATGTACACCAGGATCAGGATGGTCAGCTCAGCCTGCTTGATGACTTCGTTGGTAGCCGCTTCGATCCCGGCGTTACCGGCGGCGAGGATGAATTCCAGGCCGTCCTTGTTGTTGTCCTTGGCGAATTCCTGCACCGCGTGCACCGCCCGATCCAGGGTTTCCGCCTTGTGATCGTTGAGGAACACCAGCACCGGCGCCAGTGAGCAACTGTTGTTGTACAGACCGTCGGCGCGGGCAATCGAGTTGTTCAGCACGTCCGGGTTGCGTGACAGGGTTTCCCATTTCAGGTTGCCCTCGTTCATGCCCTTGATCATCTGCTTGGACACGGTCACCAGCGAGATCGCCGACTGCACGCCCTCGGTGTTCTGCATCTTCCACATCAGCTCGTCGATCGGCGCCATGGCCTCAAAGCGCGAGCAGCCTTCAGCCTTGGTCTTGACCATCACCACCAGCACGTCAGAACTGGTCGAGTAGTTGTTGATGATAAAGTTGTTGTCCTTGTTGTAGCGCGAGTCCGGACGCAGTTCCGGCGCGCCCTGGTCGAGGTCACCGATTTTCAGGTTCTGGCTGTACCAGAGGCCGCCACCGAAGGCGATCAGCGCCAGCACCACCGAGATGCGTGCGACTTTCGGGTTGGCGAAATTCGACAGCAAGCGCCAGAACGGATGTTCGCGGTTGGCGTCCTTCTTGCTCCGGGCAATCGCGCGCTTGCTGATGCCGACATAGGAAATCGCCACCGGCAGCAGAATCAGGTTGGTGAACACGATCACCGCAACGCCGATCGATGCGCCAATGGCCAGTTCACGGATCACGCCGATGTCGATGATCAGCAGCGTGATGAAACCCACCGCATCCGCGAGAATCGCGATCATCCCCGGCAGGAACAGTTGCCGGAACGTACGTCGCGCTGCGGTCAGGGCGTTGTCGGCCTCGCTGGATTGCAGGGCGATGCCGTTAATCTTTTGCACGCCGTGGGAAATACCGATGGCGAAGATCAGGAACGGTACCAGCATCGAATACGGATCGAGCCCGAAACCGAAGAAGTGCATCAGACCGAGCTGCCAGACCACCGCCACCAGCGTCGTACTCAACACCGCGATGGTGCTGCGTACGCAGTTGGTGAACCACAACAGCAGGATCAGGGTGATGACGAAGGCGATGCCGAAGAACAGCACCACCATCACCAGGCCGTCGATCAGATCGCCGACTTTCTTGGCGAAACCGACGATGTGGATCTTGACGTTGGGGTTCTGCGCTTCGAACTTGTTGCGGATCTTGTCTTCGAGCTCAT
This window encodes:
- the araD1 gene encoding AraD1 family protein, which translates into the protein MHLVQFELSNRERRVGVVDNGLVREVQDARTVRDLALAAIEAGNTLEQQVQTLGLGISHDYAELLSQLRILPPLDHPDPAHMLISGTGLTHLGSASARDKMHQQAGDEATMTDTMRIFKWGVEGGKPAAGQAGVQPEWFYKGDGSIVVRPGQPFPVPPFAEDAGEEPEMAGLYLIGNDGKPYRLGFAVGNEFSDHIMERKNYLYLAHSKLRSCSYGPELRTGELPQHLAGTSRILRDGEVHWQNEFLSGEANMCHSLANLEYHHFKYSQFLRPGDVHIHFFGTATLSFADGIRTQPGDVFEISQAEFGAPLVNGIVPVTAVFEPDSIGTL
- a CDS encoding MFS transporter, which gives rise to MSQELRLIRRITLKLIPFLILLYLIAYVDRSAVGFAKLHMGADIGIGDAAYGLGAGLFFIGYFLLEIPSNLMLERFGARRWFARIMITWGAITIGMAFVQGPHSFYVMRFLLGAAEAGFFPGVLYYITQWFPVRHRGKILGLFILSQPIAMMITGPVSGGLLGMDGVFGLHGWQWLFIVIGTPAILLTWPVLRWLPDGPQQVQWMDQAEKDWLTGELKKDLQAYGQTRHGNPLHALKDKRVLLLALFYLPVTLSIYGLGLWLPTLIKQFGGSDLVTGFVSSVPYIFGIIGLLIVPRSSDRLNDRYGHLAVLYVLGAIGLFMSAWLSLPVAQLAALCLVAFALFSCTAVFWTLPGRFFAGASAAAGIALINSVGNLGGYIGPFVIGALKEYTGNLASGLYFLSGVMVFGLILTAIVYRVLERKHVLPVDQFAASARGATRT
- a CDS encoding IlvD/Edd family dehydratase, with amino-acid sequence MSDKKPTLRSAQWFGTADKNGFMYRSWMKNQGIADHQFHGKPIIGICNTWSELTPCNAHFRQIAEHVKRGVIEAGGFPVEFPVFSNGESNLRPTAMLTRNLASMDVEEAIRGNPIDGVVLLTGCDKTTPALLMGAASCDVPAIVVTGGPMLNGKHKGKDIGSGTVVWQLSEQVKAGTITIDDFLAAEGGMSRSAGTCNTMGTASTMACMAEALGTSLPHNAAIPAVDARRYVLAHMSGMRAVEMVREDLKLSKILTKEAFENAIRVNAAIGGSTNAVIHLKAIAGRIGVELDLDDWTRMGRGMPTIVDLQPSGRFLMEEFYYAGGLPAVLRRLGEANLIPHPNALTVNGKSIGENTKDAPIYGEDEVIRTLDNPIRADGGICVLRGNLAPLGAVLKPSAATPELMQHRGRAVVFENFDMYKARINDPELDVDKDSILVMKNCGPKGYPGMAEVGNMGLPAKLLAQGVTDMVRISDARMSGTAYGTVVLHVAPEAAAGGPLATVKEGDWIELDCATGRLHLDIPDAELAARMADLQPPQQLLVGGYRQLYIDHVLQADQGCDFDFLVGCRGAEVPRHSH
- a CDS encoding FadR/GntR family transcriptional regulator is translated as MDYRKPSDRKSMHSRIVQELGMQIVSGRFKPDDKLPAEALLCEEYAVSRPVLREATRVLVAKGLVYSRPRVGTVVKARREWHMLDPDVLHWLMQSSPQNEFFNVLTSVRSIIEPAAAALAAQHATDVEIAAIGEAYQRMEAAPTPEALLQPDLDFHSRIADATHNDLLANLCNMLSVAIAEALKHSNQRPNLHELALPRHKAILTAIENRDALGARHATLVQLDDARSALSVVLGAELT
- a CDS encoding efflux RND transporter permease subunit, with the protein product MTSLITPQQEKATFLERLIFNNRPAVILICLVVSIFLFWQATLIRPSTSFEKMIPLKHPFIEKMMEHRNDLANLGNTVRISVEATDGDIFSKEYMETLRQINDEVFYISGVDRSGLKSLWSPSVRWTEVTEEGFAGGEVIPQSYNGSQDSLDLLRNNVLKSGQVGRLVSNDFKSSIVDIPLLESYPDPQDQGKLLALDYRQFSHELEDKIRNKFEAQNPNVKIHIVGFAKKVGDLIDGLVMVVLFFGIAFVITLILLLWFTNCVRSTIAVLSTTLVAVVWQLGLMHFFGFGLDPYSMLVPFLIFAIGISHGVQKINGIALQSSEADNALTAARRTFRQLFLPGMIAILADAVGFITLLIIDIGVIRELAIGASIGVAVIVFTNLILLPVAISYVGISKRAIARSKKDANREHPFWRLLSNFANPKVARISVVLALIAFGGGLWYSQNLKIGDLDQGAPELRPDSRYNKDNNFIINNYSTSSDVLVVMVKTKAEGCSRFEAMAPIDELMWKMQNTEGVQSAISLVTVSKQMIKGMNEGNLKWETLSRNPDVLNNSIARADGLYNNSCSLAPVLVFLNDHKAETLDRAVHAVQEFAKDNNKDGLEFILAAGNAGIEAATNEVIKQAELTILILVYICVAVMCMITFRSWAATLCIVLPLVLTSVLGNALMAFMGIGVKVATLPVVALGVGIGVDYGIYIYSRLESFLRAGLPLQEAYYQTLKSTGKAVLFTGLCLAIGVCTWIFSAIKFQADMGLMLTFMLLWNMFGALWLLPALARFLIKPEKLAGQKGNSLFAH